One Nitrospirota bacterium DNA segment encodes these proteins:
- a CDS encoding phenylacetate--CoA ligase: protein MYWEGERECISRESLRQLQLERLQATVLRVYKNVPFYRKKFEKMGIDPDAFRSLEDLSKLPYTSKDDLRLSYPYGMFAVPMREVVRVQTSSGTTGMPTAVGYTRNDIKNWSNLAARILAAGGVNQNDIVQIAFDYGLFTGALGLHYGAERIGASVIPISSVNTKRQIKIMQDFKTTALMCTPSYALAIADTIMEMEINVNSLSLKYGLFGAEPWSEAMRNELQGKLKVIATDNYGLSEVMSPGVAGECQERKGLHINEDHFLVEVVDPETLEPLPEGQHGELVITTLTKEAFPVIRFRTRDLTSLITEPCPCGRTFVRMDKVMGRTDDMIKIRGVTVFPSQIESVLFEIEGTEPHYQIIIDRKTAVDELTVLVEVSESIFFDQVRKQRDFIDRIKSRLASELGISVEVKPVEKQTLGRFEGKAKRVIDNRPL, encoded by the coding sequence ATGTACTGGGAAGGAGAAAGAGAATGCATCAGCAGAGAATCTCTCAGGCAGTTGCAGCTCGAGAGACTTCAGGCCACGGTGTTACGGGTGTACAAAAATGTTCCTTTTTACAGGAAGAAGTTCGAGAAGATGGGAATTGATCCTGACGCCTTCCGCTCGCTTGAAGACCTGAGTAAGCTTCCCTATACCTCAAAAGATGATTTGAGGCTGAGCTATCCCTATGGAATGTTTGCAGTTCCCATGCGCGAGGTGGTGAGGGTTCAGACGTCTTCCGGCACAACCGGTATGCCGACAGCTGTAGGGTACACGCGGAATGACATAAAGAACTGGTCTAACCTTGCGGCAAGAATTCTTGCGGCAGGCGGGGTTAATCAAAATGATATCGTTCAGATTGCCTTTGATTACGGACTTTTTACCGGGGCATTGGGTCTTCATTATGGCGCGGAACGCATCGGGGCATCGGTTATTCCTATCTCGAGCGTAAATACAAAGCGGCAGATTAAAATAATGCAGGATTTCAAGACGACTGCACTCATGTGTACTCCGAGTTATGCCCTCGCAATAGCTGATACCATCATGGAGATGGAAATCAATGTCAATTCTCTCTCCCTGAAATACGGCCTGTTCGGAGCAGAACCGTGGTCGGAAGCAATGCGGAATGAACTGCAGGGGAAGCTTAAAGTCATCGCGACTGACAATTATGGCCTGAGTGAAGTTATGAGTCCGGGAGTGGCCGGGGAATGTCAGGAGCGCAAAGGCCTCCATATCAATGAGGATCATTTCCTTGTCGAGGTTGTGGATCCGGAGACACTCGAACCCCTGCCTGAAGGACAACACGGCGAACTCGTCATCACGACGCTCACAAAAGAGGCGTTTCCCGTAATACGGTTCAGAACCAGGGATCTGACAAGCCTCATCACTGAACCCTGTCCGTGCGGAAGGACATTCGTGAGAATGGATAAGGTTATGGGACGTACCGATGACATGATCAAAATACGGGGGGTTACTGTTTTTCCTTCTCAGATCGAATCCGTATTGTTTGAGATTGAAGGAACAGAGCCTCATTATCAGATCATTATCGACAGGAAGACTGCGGTTGACGAATTGACTGTTCTTGTCGAGGTGTCCGAGTCCATATTTTTCGATCAGGTCAGGAAACAGAGGGATTTCATTGACCGGATCAAATCGAGACTTGCATCAGAGCTCGGCATATCTGTGGAAGTCAAACCTGTTGAGAAACAGACACTCGGGAGGTTTGAGGGAAAGGCAAAGAGGGTCATAGACAACAGGCCGCTGTGA
- a CDS encoding alginate export family protein, whose translation MRRKCFAAVLLLLLGGIFLVSDASAEMTFNYGASERIRQEIWDNVIDLKTLPQSNSLYDRNFFRFKTSLWGSVDFNKDTSAYLKLTSEVYLNLGPYKYPSDKRGHFTSLDENEMVVDNLYVKANNVFGLPVDLKIGRQDFLGPDMYGEGFLIADGNPNDGSRTFYFNAAKAKWKINENHNVDFVYITNQFQDRYLPAWRSAIENSATYLDKKRILNTSDEQAFVLYGRDKLSENLNLEPYYIFKKEEKHPIGPPTPDLDLNTLGARAVYQMAPWTMGGEFAYQFGEYDGGRDRAGYGGYIFGKRKFADMKLKPELELRFVYLSGDDPGTSKNENWDPLFSRNPYWNELLIYTQIFEVMTDSAGIPGYWTNLQLYMAKVNMELTPDTKLALSYQYFRANEQANPVPSRRAMFDDGYERGHLPTFFLTHKFNKNIDAFFQYEYFIPGDFYADSAKNAQFLRWQLQFKI comes from the coding sequence ATGAGGAGAAAGTGTTTCGCTGCAGTATTGCTGTTGTTGCTGGGGGGTATTTTTTTGGTTTCTGATGCATCTGCTGAAATGACCTTTAATTACGGTGCGTCAGAAAGGATCAGGCAGGAAATATGGGATAATGTGATCGACTTAAAAACACTGCCTCAATCAAATAGTCTTTACGACAGAAATTTTTTCCGCTTCAAGACGTCTCTCTGGGGCAGCGTAGACTTCAATAAGGACACCAGTGCATATCTCAAGCTTACCAGTGAAGTGTATCTCAACCTGGGGCCCTATAAGTATCCAAGCGACAAAAGGGGGCATTTCACGTCACTTGATGAAAATGAGATGGTTGTCGACAATCTGTATGTTAAGGCGAACAATGTTTTTGGTCTCCCGGTCGATCTGAAAATTGGAAGGCAGGATTTTCTGGGACCGGATATGTATGGAGAGGGATTTCTGATCGCTGACGGAAACCCGAATGACGGTTCGAGGACGTTCTATTTTAATGCGGCAAAGGCAAAATGGAAAATCAACGAGAATCATAATGTGGATTTCGTGTATATCACGAACCAGTTCCAGGACAGATATCTGCCGGCATGGCGCTCGGCCATTGAGAACAGCGCAACTTACTTGGACAAGAAGAGGATACTGAACACCTCTGACGAACAGGCTTTTGTCCTGTATGGCAGAGACAAACTCAGTGAAAACCTGAATCTTGAGCCGTATTATATTTTCAAGAAAGAGGAAAAGCATCCTATCGGACCTCCAACGCCTGATCTCGATCTGAATACCCTCGGAGCACGGGCGGTATATCAAATGGCTCCATGGACGATGGGAGGCGAATTTGCATACCAGTTCGGAGAATATGACGGGGGGAGAGACAGGGCCGGATACGGAGGATATATCTTTGGAAAGCGCAAGTTTGCGGATATGAAACTGAAACCCGAGCTTGAGCTCCGTTTTGTGTATCTGTCAGGCGATGATCCCGGCACTTCCAAAAACGAAAATTGGGACCCTCTGTTTTCAAGGAATCCTTACTGGAATGAGCTCCTTATCTATACCCAGATATTTGAAGTAATGACGGATTCTGCGGGGATTCCCGGTTACTGGACAAATCTCCAGCTGTACATGGCAAAAGTAAACATGGAACTGACACCGGACACAAAACTGGCGCTCTCGTATCAGTACTTCAGAGCAAACGAGCAGGCAAATCCTGTACCCAGTAGAAGGGCGATGTTCGACGATGGCTATGAGAGGGGACATCTGCCAACATTCTTTCTCACCCACAAATTCAATAAGAATATCGATGCA
- a CDS encoding ABC transporter ATP-binding protein — protein sequence MLILKNVDVYYGKIHTIKRVSLHVNKGEIVTLIGSNGAGKTTLLHTISGLIRASSGSLVFDGLDISKQNPDVIVKKGISHVPEGRLVFKPLSTEDNLLLGSFHWHSLKNRAKVRDDIEMIYTVFPILKKRRKQLAGTLSGGEQQMLSIGRALMARPRVLLLDEPSMGLAPIVIKEIFRHIIELRDTYGLTVLLVEQNARSALRIANTGYVLETGRIILQGPAEDLLLNRDVQRAYLGRDVDYTI from the coding sequence ATGCTCATACTTAAGAATGTCGATGTCTACTATGGCAAGATACACACCATTAAGAGGGTTTCTCTCCATGTAAACAAGGGAGAGATCGTAACGCTTATCGGGAGTAACGGAGCAGGAAAAACAACCCTTCTGCATACTATATCCGGCCTTATCAGGGCAAGCAGCGGAAGTCTGGTATTTGATGGTCTTGATATCTCGAAACAAAACCCGGATGTCATAGTAAAAAAAGGGATATCACATGTCCCCGAGGGCCGGCTTGTATTTAAACCCCTGAGCACTGAGGACAATCTGTTGCTCGGCTCTTTTCACTGGCATTCACTGAAGAATCGCGCAAAAGTCAGGGATGATATAGAGATGATCTACACGGTGTTTCCCATCCTGAAGAAACGGAGGAAACAGCTGGCCGGGACACTTTCAGGCGGAGAGCAGCAAATGCTCTCTATCGGACGTGCGCTCATGGCACGGCCGAGGGTTCTTCTTCTTGATGAACCGAGCATGGGACTTGCACCGATAGTAATAAAGGAGATATTCAGGCACATTATCGAGTTACGGGATACCTATGGTCTTACGGTGCTTCTGGTGGAGCAGAACGCACGGAGTGCCCTGAGAATCGCGAACACAGGGTATGTTCTTGAGACCGGGAGAATTATACTCCAGGGCCCTGCAGAAGACCTCCTATTGAACAGAGATGTCCAGAGAGCCTACTTAGGCAGGGATGTAGATTACACTATCTGA
- a CDS encoding ABC transporter ATP-binding protein, translated as MALRNVSVDVTRGDIKALIGPNGAGKTTLLNIVSGVHQPDKGEVVFQGERIVNLPTSKIARKGISRTFQHVELFGNMTVIENIMVGRYSKTKAGFFSSGFKLPSVLREEKEILRKSEEVLEYVNLGHRKDEVASNLPIGEQRILEIGRALATEPRLVLLDEPAAGLNIKETSDLGKIIKRIRDELKITVVLVEHDMELVMKISDSITVLNFGEVIAEGTPLEIQRNPDVIVAYLGEEEEVQKGYNAHT; from the coding sequence ATGGCCCTGAGAAATGTCAGTGTTGATGTCACACGGGGAGATATTAAAGCGCTCATAGGACCGAATGGCGCAGGAAAGACAACACTGCTCAATATTGTGAGCGGGGTTCATCAGCCCGATAAGGGCGAAGTAGTATTTCAGGGCGAGAGAATCGTTAACCTGCCGACCTCAAAGATTGCCAGAAAAGGTATCTCACGTACCTTTCAGCATGTTGAACTGTTCGGCAACATGACTGTGATCGAGAATATCATGGTCGGCCGGTATTCGAAAACCAAGGCCGGGTTCTTCTCGTCAGGGTTTAAACTTCCTTCCGTCCTGAGGGAAGAGAAAGAAATTCTTCGAAAAAGTGAAGAGGTGCTTGAGTATGTCAATCTTGGTCACAGAAAAGACGAGGTCGCTTCCAATCTCCCGATCGGGGAGCAGAGGATTCTTGAAATTGGAAGGGCTTTAGCCACGGAACCGAGGCTTGTCCTGCTTGACGAACCTGCCGCGGGGTTGAATATTAAGGAAACGAGCGACCTTGGAAAGATAATAAAAAGAATAAGGGATGAGCTGAAGATAACCGTGGTTCTTGTCGAACATGACATGGAACTTGTAATGAAAATAAGCGACTCAATCACTGTCCTCAACTTCGGTGAAGTGATTGCCGAAGGCACACCCCTCGAAATACAGAGAAACCCGGATGTCATTGTTGCATATCTTGGAGAGGAGGAAGAGGTGCAGAAAGGGTATAATGCTCATACTTAA